From a single Okeanomitos corallinicola TIOX110 genomic region:
- the cobU gene encoding bifunctional adenosylcobinamide kinase/adenosylcobinamide-phosphate guanylyltransferase, which translates to MSKVILVTGPARSGKSEWAEDLAIQSGKPVTYVATAMEYPDDQEWQERIEKHKQRRPQDWLTVSAPIELTAIVSKAQPDSLILVDSLGTWVANFLDKDDLEWEKTSVDLLTVLPLAEADLVFVAEETGWGVVPAYPVGRKFRDRLGTLVRRLSAVCNTVYLVTGGYALDLSVLGVSLPSIKS; encoded by the coding sequence ATGAGTAAAGTTATTTTAGTAACCGGTCCAGCACGCTCAGGGAAAAGTGAATGGGCAGAAGATTTAGCAATACAATCCGGGAAACCCGTTACTTATGTAGCAACAGCTATGGAGTATCCTGATGATCAGGAGTGGCAAGAACGGATTGAAAAACATAAACAACGTCGTCCACAAGATTGGTTGACTGTTTCTGCACCTATAGAACTTACAGCTATTGTGAGTAAAGCTCAACCTGATAGTTTGATTTTGGTTGATTCTTTGGGAACTTGGGTAGCTAATTTTTTGGACAAGGACGATTTAGAATGGGAGAAAACCTCAGTAGATTTATTGACAGTACTACCTTTAGCTGAAGCAGATTTAGTATTTGTGGCAGAAGAGACGGGTTGGGGTGTAGTTCCAGCTTATCCTGTGGGTAGAAAATTCCGCGATCGCCTTGGTACTTTAGTCCGCCGATTAAGTGCAGTTTGTAACACTGTTTACTTGGTTACTGGCGGTTATGCTCTTGATCTCAGTGTTTTAGGTGTTTCTCTACCGAGC